One stretch of Nitratiruptor tergarcus DSM 16512 DNA includes these proteins:
- a CDS encoding nicotinate phosphoribosyltransferase, producing the protein MPFGFVCKKDFPLLCDLYELTMAQIYFKKGMNQRAVFDFFIRPNKKRVYYVMAGLEQLLYYLEHLRFGKEEIAYLRSLGIFEEEFLEYLSHFRFSGEMWAVEEGEIVFANEPLVSVKAPLIEAQIIETFLINTLQHPILVATKAARCYSVAQGTVLVDFGLRRAHGTDAGMKAARSAYIAGFAGTSNMLAGKKFGIPVIGTMAHSFILAHKNEIEAFKDFLAQYPENAVLLVDTFDTLQGVKNAIKAVKSMGMKHFKGIRLDSGDIATLAVQARKMLDNAGFKDTKIIVSGGLNEYKIKELLEQKIPIDGWGVGTELVVSADVPYLDCAYKLVEYADKPKMKLSPHKVTLPAQKQIFRFESGGEFQKDIIDLFDNSHEGSKKLLQKVMDNGEICYELPSLQQIQECFKHNITMLPKKFLDITSDEPYVPQIGKALQDLCEKLKTP; encoded by the coding sequence ATGCCATTTGGTTTTGTGTGCAAGAAAGATTTTCCCTTGCTTTGCGATCTCTATGAACTGACAATGGCCCAAATCTACTTTAAAAAGGGGATGAATCAAAGGGCTGTATTTGATTTTTTTATTCGTCCAAATAAAAAAAGAGTCTACTATGTAATGGCTGGTTTGGAGCAGCTTCTTTACTATTTGGAGCATTTACGTTTTGGCAAAGAAGAGATTGCATACCTGCGCTCTTTGGGGATTTTTGAAGAGGAGTTTTTAGAGTATCTTAGCCATTTTCGCTTTAGTGGAGAGATGTGGGCAGTAGAGGAAGGAGAGATTGTCTTTGCTAATGAGCCTCTTGTAAGTGTAAAAGCTCCTTTAATTGAAGCGCAGATTATCGAGACATTTCTTATCAATACACTGCAGCACCCTATCCTTGTTGCTACAAAAGCTGCGCGCTGCTATAGTGTGGCACAAGGTACAGTACTGGTTGATTTTGGTCTTCGCCGTGCACATGGAACAGATGCAGGAATGAAGGCAGCAAGAAGTGCATACATTGCGGGTTTTGCTGGTACATCCAATATGCTTGCAGGCAAAAAGTTTGGCATTCCGGTCATTGGAACAATGGCACACTCCTTTATCTTAGCGCATAAAAATGAAATAGAAGCCTTTAAAGATTTTTTAGCGCAGTATCCCGAGAATGCAGTTTTACTTGTTGATACTTTTGATACACTGCAAGGTGTAAAAAACGCTATTAAAGCAGTGAAGAGCATGGGTATGAAGCATTTTAAAGGCATAAGACTCGATAGCGGAGATATAGCAACTCTTGCAGTGCAAGCAAGGAAGATGCTAGATAATGCAGGGTTTAAGGATACAAAAATCATCGTAAGCGGTGGACTCAATGAGTATAAGATAAAAGAGTTACTAGAGCAAAAGATCCCTATTGATGGCTGGGGTGTGGGAACTGAGCTTGTAGTGAGCGCTGATGTGCCTTATCTTGATTGTGCATATAAACTAGTAGAGTATGCAGACAAGCCAAAAATGAAACTGAGTCCTCATAAAGTTACTCTTCCAGCACAAAAGCAAATTTTTCGTTTTGAAAGCGGTGGAGAGTTTCAAAAAGATATTATAGATCTTTTTGATAATTCACATGAAGGATCAAAAAAACTGCTGCAAAAAGTGATGGATAATGGAGAAATCTGCTATGAGCTTCCATCTTTACAGCAGATACAGGAGTGTTTTAAGCACAATATAACAATGTTGCCCAAAAAGTTTTTAGACATTACATCTGATGAACCATACGTTCCACAGATTGGAAAAGCCTTACAAGATCTGTGCGAAAAACTTAAGACTCCATAA
- a CDS encoding AAA family ATPase, protein MKKETIFKKYETLKKSLKQNLFGQDQAIEDIINALLHIELSGTSQNFKAFFTFIGPHNSGKVYLAKLLAKNLPGYDNLKIFDMAEYTDPNDQKKLFGPHGSLEGFVKKFPKAIVVFKDIDKADNIIQLAILNFIKTAPQLQETIFIFTTTAGSNLLKKEDFLRFYKKDPLQAQAKIIEYIAKETKLIYDIVESAIAPELLSAMAQNYIILFSHLSFEAIIKIASRTLQKSIRQLQEQLAISIEIHDKKLPAFLTLSFAPYINARRVSKKIPDLLIDIIYKIFEKFPDIQKLAFDVAPEAKEFLQKVDKNFLQTLIKKNETISLEWDFSLKNSTAIATLKKVHIKKLPHYISPTEKPKIGYSTISFKDIAGQKSVKDSLKEIIKIVKNPDLVKEFGINLPKGMLLYGPKGVGKTLLAYAFAKEANMPYVLLQGLDIFDQNLIHIAYEKAKEFSPAIVFLDEIDIQSDLLPTYETLIHEIDAVQNDEYVFTIVTATNKDSIDKNLLASERIDILIEVPELDMEARKFFIQKILQMPNDGKIDPNKVARYMSGLSGYEMQRIAKEAALYVIRKNLKVITEEILIEQINNVKYGQKIDKKRIRNLEKDLKKTAYHEAGHAVLSYLLLPDIKIEQVTVTPRAETLGFVSYSDEFISNVSKQELFYDICVALAGRIAKMKKFPEEGEDTGAMQDLEQATWEAYNLVATFGMDEEIGYIHIDTLNQNVSKELFKKKVEERIAYWIEKATKETKQLVDKHWDKIEKVAQALIQKEMIDGEELKKIMES, encoded by the coding sequence ATGAAAAAAGAAACTATATTTAAAAAATATGAAACACTAAAAAAATCTCTTAAACAAAATCTTTTTGGACAAGATCAAGCCATTGAAGATATTATTAACGCCCTGCTTCATATTGAGCTTAGTGGTACCTCTCAAAATTTCAAAGCCTTCTTTACATTTATCGGCCCTCACAACAGCGGTAAAGTCTATCTTGCAAAACTTCTAGCAAAAAATCTTCCAGGCTATGATAATCTCAAAATATTCGATATGGCTGAATATACAGATCCCAATGATCAAAAAAAACTCTTTGGCCCTCACGGCTCCCTTGAAGGATTTGTCAAAAAATTTCCAAAAGCAATTGTTGTATTCAAAGATATAGACAAAGCGGATAATATTATTCAGCTTGCCATTTTAAACTTCATTAAAACTGCTCCACAACTTCAAGAGACGATTTTTATTTTTACTACAACTGCGGGATCAAATCTTCTCAAAAAAGAGGATTTTTTACGCTTTTACAAAAAAGATCCTCTTCAAGCTCAGGCAAAAATCATAGAATATATAGCGAAAGAGACAAAACTTATTTACGATATTGTAGAGAGTGCTATTGCACCTGAGCTTCTCTCAGCAATGGCACAAAACTATATTATCCTCTTTTCTCATCTTAGTTTTGAAGCAATTATAAAAATAGCTTCACGAACCTTGCAAAAAAGTATACGACAACTTCAAGAACAACTAGCTATTTCTATTGAAATTCATGATAAAAAACTTCCAGCATTTTTGACTCTCTCTTTTGCTCCCTATATTAATGCACGACGTGTAAGCAAAAAAATTCCTGATCTTCTCATTGATATCATTTATAAAATATTTGAAAAATTCCCTGATATACAAAAATTAGCATTCGATGTAGCACCGGAAGCAAAAGAGTTTTTACAAAAAGTAGATAAAAACTTCTTGCAAACACTTATTAAAAAGAATGAAACTATATCTTTAGAGTGGGATTTTTCTTTAAAAAACTCTACTGCCATTGCTACTCTTAAAAAAGTGCATATCAAAAAACTTCCACACTATATCTCTCCTACAGAAAAGCCTAAAATTGGATACTCTACCATATCTTTTAAAGATATAGCAGGACAAAAAAGTGTTAAAGATAGTCTCAAAGAGATCATAAAAATTGTAAAAAATCCTGATCTTGTCAAAGAGTTTGGCATCAATCTACCAAAGGGGATGCTGCTTTATGGGCCAAAAGGCGTTGGCAAAACTCTCTTAGCTTACGCATTTGCAAAAGAGGCAAATATGCCTTATGTCCTTTTGCAAGGCTTGGATATATTTGATCAAAATCTCATTCATATTGCTTATGAGAAGGCAAAAGAGTTCTCTCCAGCAATTGTCTTTCTTGATGAAATCGATATACAGTCTGATCTCTTACCTACATATGAGACACTTATACATGAAATAGATGCAGTGCAAAATGATGAGTATGTCTTTACTATAGTTACTGCAACTAATAAAGATAGTATTGACAAAAATCTCCTTGCATCTGAGAGGATCGATATTCTCATTGAAGTTCCAGAACTCGATATGGAAGCGAGGAAGTTTTTTATACAAAAGATTTTACAGATGCCAAATGATGGCAAAATTGATCCTAATAAAGTTGCTCGCTATATGTCTGGGCTTAGTGGCTATGAGATGCAACGCATTGCCAAAGAGGCAGCTTTGTATGTAATTAGAAAAAATCTCAAAGTCATCACAGAAGAGATCCTCATAGAGCAGATCAATAATGTCAAATATGGGCAAAAAATTGATAAAAAGCGTATAAGAAATCTCGAAAAAGATCTCAAAAAAACTGCCTACCATGAAGCTGGTCATGCAGTTTTGAGTTATCTGCTTTTACCAGATATAAAGATAGAGCAAGTAACAGTAACGCCCCGTGCTGAGACTCTAGGCTTTGTCTCTTATAGCGATGAGTTTATCTCCAACGTTTCAAAACAAGAGCTCTTCTATGATATCTGCGTAGCACTTGCTGGTCGCATAGCCAAAATGAAAAAATTCCCAGAAGAAGGCGAAGATACAGGTGCCATGCAAGATCTGGAGCAAGCTACATGGGAAGCATACAATTTAGTGGCAACTTTTGGCATGGATGAGGAGATAGGCTATATACATATCGATACGCTCAACCAAAATGTGAGCAAAGAGCTCTTTAAAAAAAAGGTAGAAGAGCGCATTGCTTATTGGATCGAAAAAGCCACAAAAGAGACAAAGCAGTTGGTAGATAAACATTGGGACAAAATAGAAAAAGTAGCTCAAGCACTTATTCAAAAAGAGATGATTGATGGAGAAGAACTGAAAAAAATTATGGAGTCTTAA
- a CDS encoding molybdopterin-containing oxidoreductase family protein — MKTACPLDCYDACSVVFENGKLLGDKTHPFTRGHLCYKLNHYFDYPQLQSAYFEGEQISLEKALDILEEKIKSSQEILHFRGSGNVGKMQSITDLFFASIGATLTEGSLCDAAGQFGIEQGRGKNLILPLEQIEKSELVIVWGRNIGYTNHHILPYLQGKTLVVIDPVKTNLAKNAAMHLQITPRTDLELACMLARFVYMQNKEDEAFIEEHTEDFNFYADFIKSYRMVPTTEKIGVDLLDIATLAELMMEMKTVILVGNGVQKYAHGTEVVRAIDSLAAMLGLFGKEGCGVSFLGDTSLGLEDPFRVKARRVPKAEVDFGAYDICFIQGSNPAVTMPSSKRVQEGLKKSFTVVFGLYSDETAQLADLVIPAKNFLQKSDIRFSYGHEFVELMPKLQENENALSEYEFTKEMMGRFGLGELKAEEEYIEIFTQQLKKKGDYFVLPSYEELPYKEGFDESFCFIDEVEDEFDMLQEGYYLITPKAKNAINSQFKRDPYLYVPLRSGLHDGDRAVVSSEWGEVEMEVRLLAELRDDCVLAYAGSAINFVTPPQTDQHGNNAIFQEVKVKIQKVKE; from the coding sequence ATGAAAACAGCTTGTCCATTAGATTGTTATGATGCATGTAGTGTGGTATTTGAGAATGGAAAACTTTTAGGAGACAAAACACACCCTTTTACAAGGGGGCATTTGTGTTATAAACTCAATCACTATTTCGATTACCCACAGTTGCAAAGTGCCTACTTTGAAGGTGAGCAAATCAGTTTGGAAAAAGCTCTTGATATTTTGGAAGAAAAGATTAAAAGTAGTCAAGAGATCCTCCATTTTCGAGGAAGCGGTAATGTTGGAAAGATGCAATCTATTACCGATCTCTTCTTTGCAAGTATTGGAGCAACTTTGACTGAGGGGAGTCTATGTGATGCAGCGGGACAGTTTGGAATTGAGCAAGGACGAGGGAAAAACCTCATTTTACCACTCGAGCAGATAGAAAAAAGTGAGCTTGTAATTGTCTGGGGACGCAATATCGGCTATACAAATCACCATATTTTGCCATATTTGCAAGGTAAAACCCTGGTTGTTATTGATCCAGTCAAAACAAATCTAGCCAAAAACGCAGCGATGCATTTGCAGATTACTCCAAGAACCGATTTGGAGCTTGCTTGTATGCTTGCACGCTTTGTTTATATGCAAAATAAAGAGGATGAAGCGTTTATTGAGGAGCATACTGAAGATTTTAATTTTTATGCCGATTTTATTAAAAGCTATCGCATGGTACCAACAACAGAAAAAATTGGGGTAGATTTACTAGATATTGCAACATTGGCTGAGCTGATGATGGAGATGAAAACTGTCATTTTGGTAGGCAATGGTGTGCAAAAGTATGCCCATGGCACGGAGGTTGTGCGTGCGATCGATTCACTTGCAGCAATGTTAGGACTCTTTGGAAAAGAGGGGTGTGGTGTAAGCTTTTTGGGTGATACTTCTCTTGGGCTTGAAGATCCTTTTAGAGTTAAAGCTAGAAGAGTCCCTAAAGCTGAGGTCGATTTTGGAGCGTATGATATTTGCTTTATTCAAGGATCCAATCCTGCTGTAACGATGCCTAGTAGTAAACGAGTGCAAGAGGGGCTTAAAAAGAGTTTTACTGTTGTTTTTGGACTTTATAGTGATGAGACAGCACAGCTAGCAGACCTTGTCATTCCAGCTAAAAACTTTTTGCAAAAGAGTGATATTCGCTTTAGCTATGGACATGAATTTGTGGAGCTTATGCCAAAGTTGCAAGAAAATGAAAATGCTTTAAGTGAGTATGAGTTCACAAAAGAGATGATGGGAAGGTTTGGTTTAGGTGAGTTGAAAGCTGAAGAGGAGTATATAGAGATTTTTACTCAGCAGCTGAAGAAAAAAGGCGACTACTTTGTTTTGCCAAGTTATGAGGAACTACCATATAAAGAGGGCTTTGATGAGTCTTTCTGTTTTATCGATGAAGTAGAGGATGAGTTTGATATGTTGCAAGAGGGATACTATCTCATAACCCCAAAAGCAAAAAATGCTATTAACTCTCAGTTTAAACGAGATCCTTACTTGTATGTGCCTCTTCGTAGTGGATTGCATGATGGTGATAGAGCAGTGGTGAGCAGCGAATGGGGTGAGGTAGAGATGGAAGTGAGGCTTTTAGCAGAGCTTAGAGATGATTGCGTTTTAGCATATGCAGGGAGTGCTATAAATTTTGTAACACCACCCCAGACAGATCAACATGGTAATAATGCGATTTTTCAAGAGGTGAAGGTAAAAATTCAGAAAGTAAAGGAATAA
- a CDS encoding aspartate aminotransferase family protein, producing the protein MHLKEIDQTFVLHTYARNYVNFVKGKNAKLYDERGKEFIDFTSGIGVVSVGHGNKRLADAICDQAQKIIHISNLYLIEPQALLAKRIVELSSYDMRLFFANSGAEANEGAIKIARKYGEVDGKVKRYKIITLKHSFHGRTITALKATGQEAMHTYFGPFPDGFVYADSIDQIPDLIDDHTVAVMIELIQGEGGVEPQDKEAVQNLAKLLKQKDVLLIIDEVQTGIYRTGEFLASNLYEIEPDIITLAKGLGGGVPIGAVMTRLKDIFKPGDHGSTFGGNYLSTRAALEVIAILEELKASGKLDEHFIYFEERLKEIAKKYAALFEKEVGFGMMRGLRAKSAEIQGKIIEEAFNEGLLVLKAGRNTVRFLPPLTITKEEMDEGFKRFEKALERVAVA; encoded by the coding sequence ATGCATTTGAAAGAGATTGATCAAACCTTTGTGCTTCATACCTATGCAAGAAACTATGTGAACTTTGTTAAAGGCAAAAATGCAAAATTATATGATGAAAGGGGCAAAGAATTTATCGATTTTACCAGTGGTATTGGGGTAGTGAGTGTAGGACATGGTAATAAAAGATTAGCAGATGCTATTTGTGATCAAGCGCAAAAGATCATTCATATCTCAAATCTCTATCTCATTGAGCCACAAGCATTGCTTGCAAAGCGTATAGTGGAGCTGAGTAGCTATGATATGCGGCTTTTCTTTGCAAATAGTGGAGCAGAAGCAAATGAGGGGGCTATTAAGATTGCAAGAAAGTATGGAGAAGTTGATGGGAAAGTGAAGCGCTATAAAATCATCACCCTTAAACACTCTTTTCACGGTAGAACCATTACTGCCCTCAAAGCCACCGGGCAAGAGGCGATGCATACCTATTTTGGTCCCTTTCCTGACGGTTTTGTCTATGCTGATTCAATCGATCAAATTCCAGATTTAATAGATGATCATACTGTTGCAGTTATGATAGAGCTTATTCAAGGAGAAGGTGGTGTTGAGCCACAAGATAAAGAGGCAGTGCAAAATCTGGCAAAACTTTTAAAGCAAAAAGATGTTTTACTAATTATTGATGAAGTGCAAACAGGAATTTATCGCACAGGAGAGTTTTTAGCTAGTAATCTCTATGAGATAGAGCCTGATATCATTACACTTGCCAAAGGTCTTGGCGGTGGAGTGCCAATAGGAGCAGTTATGACACGCCTCAAAGATATTTTTAAACCAGGTGATCATGGAAGCACATTTGGTGGAAATTACCTTAGTACAAGAGCTGCTTTGGAAGTAATCGCAATTTTAGAAGAGTTGAAAGCAAGTGGAAAGCTTGATGAGCATTTTATCTATTTCGAAGAGAGATTAAAAGAGATAGCGAAAAAGTATGCAGCACTCTTTGAGAAAGAGGTGGGATTTGGAATGATGCGAGGTTTAAGAGCAAAAAGTGCCGAAATTCAAGGAAAAATTATAGAGGAAGCTTTCAATGAAGGATTATTGGTGCTGAAAGCTGGAAGGAATACTGTTCGCTTTTTACCACCTTTGACCATTACCAAAGAGGAGATGGATGAGGGATTTAAAAGATTTGAAAAGGCTTTAGAAAGGGTAGCAGTTGCTTAA
- a CDS encoding TolC family protein, translated as MLKKVAFLSLPLLLLAQNGLISKLKEQEIELDKKKSIVEAKILHDSWINPINMRYTYQKGDQYPNQLFKSFSIQVDQPIFKSGGIYKAILYANAKKRSALFGVQSKEKSYVFRYIRLALQYKQLQLSIKKQKLLIENAKLDILIKKDQYLHGEIDSTFLDNAILNKNRLAIALIDLEDKLQQTKKEIKNISDLDPDSAQIPRFTLIQRAEFLQKNLSLKQSQADIEANKNYAYMSIARYLPSLSLFANYNSQKMQGSLYVPGYKYSDSYKTYGFRISMPLFDINALRNIESAKIDYLKSKNHLLQLMREKRNFYKTSLHSLKLLDKKIALTKEDLGLYEGLLKDTKDRFEAGEKTKYDVQIMQNSLKTKELDLKIFDMQKQIILSQLYQEMSDEKI; from the coding sequence TTGCTTAAAAAAGTAGCTTTTCTTTCTTTGCCTCTATTGTTACTAGCGCAAAATGGACTTATCTCCAAACTCAAAGAGCAAGAGATTGAATTGGATAAGAAAAAGAGTATTGTAGAAGCCAAAATACTGCACGATAGCTGGATCAATCCTATCAATATGCGTTATACCTATCAAAAAGGGGATCAATACCCAAATCAGCTTTTTAAATCCTTTTCTATACAAGTAGACCAGCCAATCTTTAAAAGTGGTGGTATCTACAAAGCGATTCTCTATGCCAACGCGAAAAAAAGAAGTGCTCTTTTTGGTGTACAGAGTAAAGAAAAATCTTACGTTTTTCGCTATATCCGGCTTGCACTTCAATATAAGCAGTTACAGCTTTCTATTAAAAAGCAAAAACTGCTCATTGAGAATGCAAAACTTGATATCTTGATCAAAAAAGATCAATATCTTCATGGAGAGATTGATAGCACCTTTTTAGATAACGCTATTTTAAATAAAAACCGCCTGGCTATTGCTTTGATAGATTTGGAAGATAAATTGCAGCAGACTAAAAAAGAGATAAAAAATATAAGCGATCTTGATCCAGATAGCGCACAGATTCCGAGATTTACCCTCATTCAAAGAGCTGAGTTTTTACAAAAAAACCTGTCTTTAAAACAAAGTCAAGCCGATATAGAAGCTAATAAGAATTATGCTTATATGAGTATTGCAAGATATCTACCCAGTTTGTCTCTCTTTGCAAATTATAACTCTCAAAAAATGCAAGGAAGCTTATATGTTCCTGGATATAAATATAGTGATAGCTACAAAACATACGGTTTTCGTATAAGTATGCCTCTCTTTGATATCAACGCCTTGCGCAATATAGAATCAGCAAAGATTGATTATCTCAAATCCAAAAACCATCTTTTACAACTGATGCGTGAAAAAAGAAATTTTTATAAAACAAGTTTGCATTCATTGAAGCTTCTTGATAAAAAGATTGCTTTAACCAAAGAGGACTTGGGGCTCTATGAAGGGCTTTTGAAGGACACAAAAGATCGCTTTGAAGCTGGAGAGAAGACAAAATATGATGTACAGATTATGCAAAACTCTTTAAAAACGAAAGAGCTTGATCTCAAAATCTTCGATATGCAAAAGCAGATCATTTTGAGTCAACTCTATCAAGAGATGAGTGATGAAAAAATTTAG
- a CDS encoding SAM-dependent methyltransferase has protein sequence MKKFSEFMHEWLYAKDGYYANQMQIGKSGDFFTSVSVTPLFGGAIAKYIYSHIQEGKLSPTATIMEIGAHQGYLLADIIQFLYTFEPNLINTLQFAIVEPIEKLRNLQSKYMQESFGYAIKFRHYTSLDEVKQKEAFVVANEIFDAFGCELLFKGKQAYVNSEFQIEWKEADPNILALAKEFGQIKGEIAIGYEEFAQKMFNAFEKIDFITCDYGDLEVRNDFSIRVYTKHQVYPFFDEKLDIKKVYKRSDITYDVNFSHLKKAFSEAGFEIVSYKTQLAALVEFGIMDLLEEILERKGYELYKQELEKVKILISPSQMGERFKMIHFAKR, from the coding sequence ATGAAAAAATTTAGTGAATTTATGCATGAGTGGCTCTATGCCAAAGATGGCTACTATGCAAATCAGATGCAAATAGGCAAAAGTGGAGATTTTTTTACATCTGTCAGCGTTACGCCCCTTTTTGGAGGAGCGATTGCTAAATATATTTATTCTCATATTCAAGAAGGTAAACTCTCGCCAACTGCAACTATCATGGAGATAGGTGCTCACCAAGGATACTTGTTAGCTGATATTATCCAGTTTCTTTATACCTTTGAACCAAATCTTATAAATACGCTTCAATTTGCGATTGTTGAACCAATAGAAAAGTTAAGGAATCTGCAAAGCAAATATATGCAAGAGAGTTTTGGTTATGCGATCAAGTTCCGTCACTACACTTCTTTGGATGAAGTAAAGCAAAAAGAGGCTTTTGTGGTGGCCAATGAGATTTTTGATGCATTCGGCTGTGAGCTTCTTTTTAAAGGAAAACAAGCTTATGTAAATTCTGAGTTTCAAATAGAGTGGAAAGAAGCCGATCCAAATATTTTAGCATTAGCTAAAGAGTTTGGGCAAATAAAAGGAGAGATTGCAATAGGATATGAGGAGTTTGCTCAAAAAATGTTTAATGCATTTGAAAAAATTGATTTTATTACCTGTGACTATGGAGATTTAGAGGTAAGAAACGATTTTAGTATCCGTGTCTATACCAAACACCAGGTCTATCCATTTTTTGATGAAAAGCTAGATATCAAAAAAGTTTATAAAAGAAGTGATATTACCTATGATGTCAATTTTTCTCATCTCAAAAAGGCCTTTAGTGAGGCTGGATTTGAAATAGTTTCGTATAAAACACAGTTAGCTGCTCTTGTGGAGTTTGGTATAATGGATCTTTTAGAAGAGATTCTTGAGAGAAAAGGTTATGAACTTTATAAACAAGAGCTAGAAAAGGTAAAAATCCTCATAAGCCCTTCCCAAATGGGAGAGCGGTTTAAGATGATCCATTTTGCTAAAAGATAA
- the feoB gene encoding ferrous iron transport protein B, whose amino-acid sequence MISIAFVGNPNVGKTALINSIAGSNLQVGNWPGVTVEKKEVRFEYEGEEIYLVDLPGTYTLTPYSLEEKITRNALCSENIDGIIDVIDVTDIRRNMYLTLELIDLQKPMVVALNMFDEFSKRGYELDIKKLETIIGITCIPTIGSQGIGTKKLLKEIYQAVKEDKKPKIIPYQEHIEKEISFLIKKLENYSCDIKRFLAIKLLEGDSFAVQKVSTIDPSIVASANQARKRLQEHLGMSVKEFIIQDRYQKIDKILDQTLHKPLIDRVLLSDKIDNLVLHKIWGLPLFVLLMFLMFKITFDGSAPLVDWMSGFFEDFLAPHLRSTMHSLPLWVSSLIIDGVISGVGLVLSFLPLLAFLYFFMALLEESGYMARVSFLLDRLAQKLGVKGSAFIALIVGFGCNVPAIYATRTLTSKKERIITALMIPLMSCSARLPIYALFTSLFFVHHQALIITSLYILGIAIAFLIASIANKILPQEESKPFFLELPTYHMPTLKAIWRSMKPRLTDFVIRAGTVIVLASIILWAIITLPPSSTPQTSYLARSAKTVAPLFKPIGFGDHWEPVAALIPGTLAKEVVIGSLGTIYGVENVQKKVAKNSWLEDFKEQILSFWRAIKMSLSNIATMQIQTLSTETEPSVLKQKIREQFTTAAKAFSYMVFVLLYIPCVSTMAAIKEEFGWRLMLFEITFLPILAYFVSFLAYRLALFIF is encoded by the coding sequence ATGATTAGTATCGCCTTTGTCGGAAATCCTAATGTCGGAAAAACAGCACTTATAAATAGCATTGCAGGGAGCAATCTTCAAGTAGGCAACTGGCCTGGTGTAACAGTAGAGAAAAAAGAGGTGAGATTTGAATATGAAGGAGAAGAGATCTATCTTGTAGATCTTCCCGGCACCTATACACTTACTCCCTATTCTTTAGAAGAGAAAATCACACGTAATGCACTTTGCAGCGAAAATATTGATGGCATTATCGATGTGATAGATGTTACAGATATAAGACGCAATATGTATCTAACATTAGAGCTCATCGATCTGCAAAAGCCTATGGTCGTAGCTTTAAATATGTTTGATGAATTTAGTAAAAGAGGATATGAGCTCGATATTAAAAAACTAGAAACCATTATAGGAATTACGTGTATTCCAACAATTGGTTCTCAAGGTATTGGGACAAAAAAACTTTTAAAGGAGATCTATCAAGCAGTAAAAGAAGATAAAAAGCCCAAGATTATTCCTTATCAAGAACATATAGAAAAAGAGATATCCTTTTTAATAAAAAAGCTAGAAAACTACTCTTGCGATATTAAACGCTTTTTAGCTATCAAACTTTTAGAAGGAGATAGCTTTGCTGTACAAAAGGTTTCAACCATAGATCCATCTATTGTAGCATCTGCAAATCAAGCGCGTAAACGACTGCAAGAGCATTTGGGCATGAGTGTCAAAGAGTTTATCATTCAAGACAGATACCAAAAAATAGATAAGATTTTAGATCAAACACTTCATAAACCTCTCATTGACAGAGTCCTTCTTAGTGACAAAATTGATAATTTAGTGCTGCATAAAATATGGGGATTACCATTATTTGTCCTACTTATGTTTTTAATGTTTAAGATCACTTTCGATGGCTCTGCCCCACTCGTTGACTGGATGAGTGGATTCTTTGAAGATTTTCTAGCACCTCATCTGCGATCTACAATGCACTCTTTGCCTTTATGGGTTAGCTCTTTGATTATAGATGGAGTAATAAGTGGCGTAGGTCTTGTACTCTCTTTCTTGCCACTTTTGGCTTTTTTGTACTTTTTTATGGCTCTGCTAGAAGAGAGCGGTTATATGGCACGGGTCAGTTTTTTACTAGATCGTCTCGCACAAAAGTTAGGAGTAAAAGGGAGTGCTTTTATCGCTTTAATTGTAGGTTTTGGCTGTAATGTCCCAGCTATTTATGCTACAAGAACTCTAACATCTAAAAAAGAGAGAATTATTACAGCTTTGATGATACCTCTGATGAGTTGTAGTGCAAGACTTCCTATCTATGCACTCTTTACATCACTCTTTTTTGTTCACCATCAAGCACTTATTATTACTTCATTATATATTTTAGGTATTGCCATCGCATTTTTGATAGCATCTATTGCAAACAAGATATTGCCACAAGAGGAGTCAAAACCATTCTTTTTAGAGCTTCCAACATACCATATGCCTACCCTCAAAGCGATATGGCGCTCGATGAAACCAAGGCTTACGGATTTCGTCATAAGAGCTGGAACTGTTATTGTCTTAGCATCTATCATTTTGTGGGCTATTATTACTCTGCCTCCCTCATCGACTCCTCAAACATCCTACTTAGCTAGATCGGCTAAAACCGTCGCACCACTTTTTAAACCGATAGGATTTGGAGATCACTGGGAACCAGTTGCCGCATTAATACCTGGCACTTTGGCCAAGGAGGTGGTTATAGGAAGTCTTGGCACTATTTATGGGGTGGAAAATGTGCAAAAAAAGGTAGCAAAAAATTCATGGTTGGAAGATTTTAAAGAGCAGATACTCTCTTTTTGGCGTGCAATTAAAATGTCTTTATCAAATATCGCTACAATGCAAATACAAACACTCTCCACTGAAACAGAACCAAGTGTATTGAAACAAAAAATTCGTGAGCAGTTTACTACAGCTGCAAAAGCTTTCTCTTATATGGTCTTTGTACTGCTGTATATTCCTTGCGTATCTACCATGGCTGCAATAAAAGAGGAGTTTGGCTGGAGATTGATGCTTTTTGAGATAACATTCCTGCCTATTCTTGCCTACTTTGTCTCTTTTTTAGCCTATCGCTTGGCTCTTTTTATCTTTTAG